A region of the Legionella sp. PATHC035 genome:
ATATTTAAGTGCAAAAAAAGAAAATGGATTGTATGTATGAGAAACTCGTTGTATTGTAGTTTAATTCAGGATTTACTATTTTAAAAGGCATTATTTTGTTAATTGAACGACAATTAAAACAATATCGCGCCCTGAATAAATGGTTTCAATCACCCCTGGGTCTTTTTGCTGCCCATGAGTTTTTAGTTAATCTTGAATCTGAAAGTGATTATTCACATGGCGATACATTACTGCAATTAGGAAATTGCGGCGATAACATTTGGTTAAAAAAATTCAATTACACTCATAAATGGATTGCTTCTCCTTTTTTATTGGCTAATAAAGTGCAAATTAAGTGTGCTTTAAATCAACTTCCACTCGACCGTAACAGTGTGGATTGCATTATTGTGCCACTTACCCTGGAGCCTTTCAGCAACAGTTTGAGTCTAATCGACGAAATCGATCGCGTTCTTAATCCCATGGGTTTTGTCGTTTTATTAAGTATTAATCCTTGGAGTCTTTGGGGTGGGGCAATAAAAACTGGATTATTACATTGTTATAGCGATCAAAAAGTTCAAATGAGAACCCCATTCAACATAAATCGAATTTTTATACAAAGAGGATATAGACAGTATTCTTTAAGTAATTTTTGTTATATCCCACCAGTTAATAACTCCTCACTAATTAAAAAATTTACTTTTCTGGATGAAATAGGCAAGATGCTTTGGCCTTTCCCTTCAGGATTTTATTGCTATATTGCTCAAAAATATCAGGCCATACAACCTAATTTGCAATATAATCCAGTTGAGGAGCCAATTAAGGATTATCAGGCTCCCTTACAGCCTGTTATTTTTTCTTCGCAAGTACCTGGTTTGCGTCGATCAGATAAAATCAAATGATTTATGAATCGGTTATATGGGATATTAAAAACTTGAGTGAACGATCTCCTGTTGATGCTAGGACCATCCTTTGATCCGGAGTCCTCAGTTACATGGAAAGTTACTTCTGATCCTTGGGTTTCGATGTCATATCAAACGGATTTGGGCTTTTTATCTCTCCCAAAGTAGGAGATTCTGTTTCTATGGAGCCAGTCGATTGACCTCTTTGAGTGACTGTTGCGTTGAATGTTTTTAGACTATCCATTAATTTTTCTTGGCTTGAACTGCCAAAAGTCATTTGACTCATCCCTTCTTTGATTGCGCTGCCTATTTCTTTTTGGCTTCCCTGATACAGTTCGCCATTTCCAGAAGAATACACATAATCATCTTTAGGGACAAAGGCAATATCACTTATAAATGCAGCACTCAATGGGTTCATGCCCCCACAACAAAATAGTTGGCATTTTTTTGCCTCATCATCATAGAATTTTTTTTTCTGATTCTCATCGCGAAAAGAAAGAATAGGAGGGAAATCCATCAGTAACGCATTTCGCTGCTGTTTTATATTCTGATCCTTTTCCTCATCAAGAACATTGGAGCGATAATGATCAATTAAAGGAGATTGCTGTTTGCCGGGAACTAGATTTTGGAAAAAAATCATATCATTGAATTGGATCGGTTGTTCCTGCTTGTTTTGTGTCATAGTATATTATTCCCGATAGGCTCTTAATAATTTAAAGGTTAGCATTTATCGGTTGAAATGCGAGTTCGAACCCTAATTAACTTCTGTTAATTTAATTTGAACAGTGTCCCTTTATTTTTGTATACTTCGCTATGTCATAAGAACAGGTTAATTTTATGAATAAAAAAACAATATTCAGAGTCACTTTTGCCAACCAAGAAGCAATTTATGAAATTTATGCGCGATCTGTCAAAGAAAGTGAAATTTTTGGGTTTCTCGAGGTTGAAGAACTGGTGTTTGGTGAACAAACTGCATTAGTTGTTGACCCTTCTGAAGAACGATTAAAAATTGAATTTAACGGAGTAAAGCGGACATTTATACCCATGCATTCAATTTATCGTATTGATGAAGTGACAAAACAAGGAACAGCTAAAGTTAAGGATAATCCAGGTTATGGAAGTAAAGTTAGCCCTTTTCCTGGCACAGGAAAAATAAAAGATTAAATGAACGTTCCCTTATATCCCACTCTTTGTCCCAAGGATTCAAATAATGACTATTCCAGATAAAATTAAAAAAGTGTATGAGAAGTCAACTTGCTTGTTTACTACAAATGAAGTTGAAGCCGCTCTTGATCGTATGGCAATAAATATACATAAAGAATTGCAAGAACAAAATCCAGTGCTTCTTTGTGTTATGGTAGGGGGCTTGGTTCTTTTAGGCAATTTATTGCCACGCTTGGACTTTCCGTTAGAAGTAGACTATGTCCATGCAACCCGTTATCAGGGAGAGACAACTGGAGGCGATATCGTCTGGAAAGCAAAACCTTCGGCTAATTTAAAAGGAAGAACCGTTCTTGTGGTTGATGATATTCTTGACGGGGGCATCACCTTAGCTGCAATAATTGATGAAGTCAAAAAACTTGGCGCAGAAAAAGTATACAGCGCCGTTTTGGTTGATAAATATAGGAAGCGCGTTGTAAATGGTCTTCAAAAGGCTGATTTTGTAGGTTTACAAGTAGAAGATCACTATATTTTTGGTTATGGAATGGATTATAACGAATACTTGCGAAACGCACCGGGTATTTTTGTTGTGCACCCTGAGCATGAATAGCTAAAACTGAAAAGAACTACATATTCGAGCTCGTATAGGGCTCGATTTTCTCATATGAAACGCTTACTTTTCTTTTAGATAACAAAGTAATAAATAGGGTTTTACTGCATATCCAGCCCAAACTGGCAATGAGATGGCTAAGCGGACCTTAAGTGCCAATATTTTGTTCATATCGAACAAGATATCCTGATCTTCAATATCCTGGGTAAAATCATATTCCCCATGCAAGTTGACATAATGCCAAATTAAAGTCGATCCATTACGAATAACGGTTAATAGCGCCTTCCTACTTTCTTCATCCTCTAATAGAGCTAATTTCTGTGAAAGATATAACTCATTCCATAATACAATCGCGTTTTGAATTAAGCGTTGGCAACCAACAAAGCACATCGTTTATGAGTGTGGTTAAGCATGAAGTAAGCATGCAGGGACGAGGGCTATCCACACACAAATCGCTGGGTGTCAATCAGGATAAGCCCATTTTTGCGGACGTCAGTGGAGATTGCCTAAAGCGTGCTTAAGTTTAGCGTCGTTCTCACCATTTTCCGTTTGGTCTTGCTTTTGATTTTGGCCAAAAAATTGTAGGCCAGCTATATCGACATAAGCATGGGTCATGCGACGGATTTCTATGGGTAGCTTGGAGAGATAGTTACTCTCGTTGGGATGCTCAAATAAATTAAAATACCGATAGCCACGCTGATAAGCCTTGAGTAAGGCTTCGACTTTTTTCAAAGAAGCGGAAGAGACATTTGGTGTCTTTATGCATTGCTTTTGTCGATTATTTTCTGGATAGAGTTGGTTAAAAAGCTGATCATATTCATGTACATATTCATCAAGAAATTGGTCTGATAGACGACCATTGTTTTGATCGTGTTTAAAATGATTGAAAAAATGTTCGCGTATCACTATTGATTTATTACGATTTAGCATTTCCGCTATCGGTTTTTCATATTCATTTTTTAGCTGTTCATCAAACAAAACAAATTGTATCAGTGTTTTGTTTGCTAGCAGAGCCTTCATTCCCTCATGGCTCATCTCACAATTACCAATTTGCAATGTGGTCAAACGACTGGCGGCCAGTGCCTTCGCTCCTTCATCGCCGATATTGGTGTCATTGATGGTAATGTATTTCAGGGCTGGAAATTGTAATAAAGCGGTTGCTCCTGCTGTTGTAATAGGATTTGAATTTAAGAATAGCCATTCTAATTTAGGTAATACTCGCAATGATTCTGGATCTTCTATGTCATTATCAGTCAAAGCCAGATAGTTAATCGCGCTTTTCGAAGCAGACTGACTCAATGTTGCCAGTGCCTCATCATTTAGCATGCAATGACACAAATCCAGTTTCGTTAGGGTGGGTAGGGAGCCAATCAGCGCTATGCCTTCTTTCGTAAACCACGTATGGTCTTCTTCTGTTTTGTATCGTGAGCATGCCAAAATCAGTTTGGTGATCTTAGGATGATCTTTCAGGAATTTGCACATTGCAGTAACGAGTTCCCGTGTAAGCTTTCGATGTGAAATTAATAACCGCTGTCCATCTTTATCATCAATATCATAAACGAAACTGTTGAAATCGATAGGTTCGGCAAGCTATCATTAGCCAGCGTCTATCAAAAAAATCCTGATGAATTACATACATCAAGCGATGGGCGAAAAGTCAGCGTCGTTGTTGAGTCATTGAATGCCGATAAATCATTCAAATACTTTGGAAGCGCCTCAGTTCATATTCTAAACAGCATCCATTGTACTGTGCCATCAAGGAATTTGGACGGATCATTAAAAGTCTGTTTATTCTTCGGTATATTGATGATGTGGAATTACGGCAGGCTGTTGAAAAACAGTTAAATCGCATTGAGCTATCGAATAAATTTTCAAAAGCCATTTTGTTTGGTAACAACCAGGAGATTCAATACAGCAGTAAAGTGGAACAAGAAATGGTTGTTGGCTGCCAGCGCCTAATCCAAAATGCAATTGTATTATGGAATGAGCTATATCTTTCGCAAAAATTGGCTCTGCTAGAGGATGAAGTCAGCAGGAAAGTACTATTAACCATTATTCGCAATGGGTCGACTTTAGTCTGGCATTACGTGAACTTGCATGGAGAATATGACTTTACTCAGGATATTGAAGAACAGGATAGGTTGTTCGATATGGACAAAATATTAGCACTTAAAGTCGCTTAGCTATCTCATTGCCAGTTTGGGCTGGATATGCGGTAAAACCTTAAATATCAACTATACTCATCTTATATGTATTGTATGGGCATGTGGCATGTGATGAAGACTATATTCACAGAACACCCGTATTCTGTTAACAGAGTTTATGTTCAACTTATATTTTTTGCAGCTAAAGCAGTCTGCACATTGATATTTAGAGGTTGTACCGTTTTTTTCCCTAAGATTTATTCTTTGATTTTAAATGGGGCCGCATCTTTATCTTTAAAAGGAGATACTTATGGGCCAATTTAAGTTATCCAGAGTCCAGACCACTAAAGATGCCAAGGATTTTATTCGAGTCAATGTCAAAATAAACAAAAATAATGCTGATTACATCCGTCCCTTGAATCAAGACATCGATGATGTATTTGATCCACAAAGGAACAATACGTTTCGACATGGGTGGACTCAACGTTGGATTTTACGTGATACACGGGGTGAGCTAGTTGGTCGAATTGCCGCGTTTATTAATTTACAATATCAAGTGATTGCGGATAATTATTTAGTAGGAGGAATCGGTTTTTTTGACTGCATTTACGATCATCAGGCTGCAAAAATACTTTTTGATGCAGCAAAGGACTGGCTTCGATTACAAGGGATTGAAGCCATGGATGGGCCGATAAATTTCGGAGAACAAGACCGATGGTGGGGATTACTGGTTGAAGGTTTTCAGAACCCATCGTACCTTATGAATTATAATTTACCTTATTATCAAGAATTGTTTGAAGCCTACGGATTTCAAGAGTTTTATCATCAATTAGGTTATAGCATTGCTTTAGATACATCCTTAAAACCAATCTGGTATAAAATCCATTCTGAATATGAAAATAATCCTGACTTTTCGATTCAACATATTGATACAAATCAATTTAAAAAATTTTACTATGATTTTACAGAGATGCTGCACGTAGATAAGATGGATTTAGGGCTTAATAGACAAGTTGAGTCTGATCTTGTTGTTGACCTGCTAAGAAAAATGTTGCTATTTGGCGATAATCCACTGATTTTATTAGCTCTATATCAACAGCGTCCAATAGCTGCATTATTTTCTATTCCAGATTTAAATCAATTCATTAAATATTTGAATGGGAAGTTTGGTATTGTGCAGATGGTCAAACTGTTTTGTTTGAAACATTTTAAACCCTGTAACAAAGTGATGGGTTTAATTTATGCGATTATCCCAGAGTTTCAAAAAACAGGAATTACTGTTTACTTAACGATCGAATTATTAAAGAAAATAAATAAATCTCCAAAATTTAAGTATACGGAGTATGAAATGAAATGGATCGGTGAAGTGAATCCTAATATGCAACAACAGATGGAAAAAATTGGTTTAATGAATAAAAATAGAGTGCTTACAACCTACAGATATTTATTCGATAAAAGCAAAACACTTAAATCTTGTCCTCTAATCATTTAACTGAAATTAAAGCAAGCAAAGGAGCTTAAAAGATGCGATCTGCTGTGGTTACTGGTGTTTCATCTGGAATTGGATTTGCCATTGCTCAAGAGTTAGTTACTCACAATATTCGCGTTTTTGGCAGTGTGCGCAATGAAGAGGATGCATTAAGGATCAAAGAAGAGCTTGGTACTCTTTTTGTTCCTCTTTTGTTTGATATAACCGATGAATTGGCAGTAAAAAAAGCAGCGCAAGAAGTTCGTAAACAGTTGCGAGGAAAAAAACTTTGGGGAT
Encoded here:
- a CDS encoding Tn3 family transposase — its product is MLWKRLSSYSKQHPLYCAIKEFGRIIKSLFILRYIDDVELRQAVEKQLNRIELSNKFSKAILFGNNQEIQYSSKVEQEMVVGCQRLIQNAIVLWNELYLSQKLALLEDEVSRKVLLTIIRNGSTLVWHYVNLHGEYDFTQDIEEQDRLFDMDKILALKVA
- a CDS encoding Tn3 family transposase yields the protein MCFVGCQRLIQNAIVLWNELYLSQKLALLEDEESRKALLTVIRNGSTLIWHYVNLHGEYDFTQDIEDQDILFDMNKILALKVRLAISLPVWAGYAVKPYLLLCYLKEK
- a CDS encoding methyltransferase domain-containing protein, whose product is MLIERQLKQYRALNKWFQSPLGLFAAHEFLVNLESESDYSHGDTLLQLGNCGDNIWLKKFNYTHKWIASPFLLANKVQIKCALNQLPLDRNSVDCIIVPLTLEPFSNSLSLIDEIDRVLNPMGFVVLLSINPWSLWGGAIKTGLLHCYSDQKVQMRTPFNINRIFIQRGYRQYSLSNFCYIPPVNNSSLIKKFTFLDEIGKMLWPFPSGFYCYIAQKYQAIQPNLQYNPVEEPIKDYQAPLQPVIFSSQVPGLRRSDKIK
- a CDS encoding DUF1820 family protein gives rise to the protein MNKKTIFRVTFANQEAIYEIYARSVKESEIFGFLEVEELVFGEQTALVVDPSEERLKIEFNGVKRTFIPMHSIYRIDEVTKQGTAKVKDNPGYGSKVSPFPGTGKIKD
- a CDS encoding hypoxanthine-guanine phosphoribosyltransferase, whose translation is MTIPDKIKKVYEKSTCLFTTNEVEAALDRMAINIHKELQEQNPVLLCVMVGGLVLLGNLLPRLDFPLEVDYVHATRYQGETTGGDIVWKAKPSANLKGRTVLVVDDILDGGITLAAIIDEVKKLGAEKVYSAVLVDKYRKRVVNGLQKADFVGLQVEDHYIFGYGMDYNEYLRNAPGIFVVHPEHE